In Jejubacter calystegiae, the following are encoded in one genomic region:
- a CDS encoding GMC family oxidoreductase: MAIKKDPVDVLIVGFGWTGSLMAMELADTGLKILALERGEARDTYPDFSYPRIADELTYGIRLKLFQNASKETVTVRHKMSDTALPYRRFGSFLPGNGVGGAGVHWNGMLWRALDADLKMRSTVIEKYGADFIPADMTVQDYPFTSEEMEPYFDKFEKICGVAGQAGNVKGKVIEGGNPFETPRQNPYPTKPLKQQYAGMLFSKAARQLGYHPFPVPAANCSEPWTNPYGVQLGVCNYCGFCERFGCFNYSKASPQSCVLPALRQHKNVELRTQSHVLRVNTDSTGTKATGVTYIDANGQEVEQPASLVVLSAFQLHNVRLLLLSKIGKPYDPVTNTGVVGRNYAYQMNGGLSLFFNKDTYFNPFAATGTTGMYIDEFNAENFDHAKLGFVGGATISATTTGGRPIQQMPVSSKAPKWGSGWKSAIKDNYLHTMNIGSSGSVMPYRQCYLDLDPTYKDLHGQPLLRMTFDWQPNELKMTNFIGTKAEEIAKVINPASYEMHFKGMDAHYDVRPYQSTHTTGGAVMGDNPSNSVVNKYLQSWDVPNLFVLGACCFPQNLAYNPTGIVCATALFAADAIRTRYLANPGPLVQA, from the coding sequence ATGGCGATAAAAAAAGATCCGGTGGATGTGCTGATCGTCGGTTTTGGCTGGACGGGTTCGCTAATGGCGATGGAGCTGGCCGATACCGGACTGAAAATTCTGGCGCTGGAGCGCGGTGAAGCGCGCGACACTTATCCCGATTTTTCCTATCCGCGCATTGCGGATGAACTGACCTACGGTATTCGCCTGAAGCTGTTCCAGAATGCCTCCAAAGAGACGGTGACGGTACGTCATAAGATGTCGGATACCGCCTTGCCATACCGTCGCTTTGGCTCCTTCCTGCCGGGAAACGGCGTGGGTGGCGCTGGTGTGCACTGGAACGGGATGCTGTGGCGGGCGCTGGATGCCGATCTGAAGATGCGCAGCACCGTGATTGAAAAATACGGCGCGGACTTTATCCCGGCCGATATGACGGTCCAGGATTATCCCTTCACCAGTGAAGAGATGGAGCCTTACTTCGACAAGTTTGAAAAAATCTGCGGCGTGGCGGGCCAGGCGGGCAACGTTAAAGGCAAGGTTATCGAAGGCGGCAACCCCTTCGAAACTCCGCGCCAGAATCCGTATCCCACCAAACCGCTCAAGCAGCAGTATGCCGGAATGCTGTTCAGTAAGGCGGCCCGCCAGCTGGGCTACCACCCGTTCCCGGTTCCGGCGGCCAACTGTAGCGAGCCCTGGACTAATCCTTATGGCGTGCAGTTGGGGGTCTGTAACTATTGCGGTTTCTGTGAACGCTTTGGCTGCTTTAACTATTCGAAAGCCTCGCCGCAGTCCTGCGTTCTGCCAGCGCTGCGCCAGCATAAAAACGTTGAGTTGCGTACCCAGTCCCACGTACTGCGGGTCAATACCGATTCCACCGGCACTAAAGCGACCGGGGTGACCTATATCGACGCCAACGGCCAGGAAGTAGAGCAGCCGGCAAGCCTGGTGGTGTTGAGCGCCTTCCAGTTGCATAACGTGCGTTTGCTGCTGCTGTCGAAGATCGGCAAACCTTACGATCCGGTCACCAACACAGGCGTGGTTGGGCGCAACTACGCCTATCAGATGAACGGCGGCCTGTCGCTGTTCTTTAATAAGGATACTTACTTCAACCCGTTTGCCGCCACCGGTACTACCGGGATGTATATCGACGAGTTCAACGCCGAAAACTTTGATCACGCCAAACTGGGCTTTGTGGGAGGCGCGACCATTTCCGCGACCACCACTGGCGGTCGCCCGATCCAGCAGATGCCGGTATCGTCGAAGGCGCCGAAGTGGGGATCCGGCTGGAAGAGTGCTATCAAGGATAACTACCTGCACACCATGAATATCGGATCCTCAGGATCGGTGATGCCATACAGGCAGTGCTACCTCGATCTCGATCCCACTTATAAGGATCTGCATGGCCAGCCGCTACTGCGCATGACCTTCGACTGGCAGCCGAATGAGCTGAAAATGACCAACTTTATCGGCACCAAAGCCGAAGAGATTGCCAAAGTGATTAATCCGGCCAGCTATGAAATGCACTTTAAAGGGATGGATGCCCACTACGATGTGCGTCCCTATCAGTCCACTCATACCACTGGCGGCGCGGTGATGGGGGATAACCCGTCCAACAGCGTGGTGAATAAATATCTGCAAAGCTGGGATGTACCAAACCTGTTTGTGCTTGGCGCCTGTTGCTTCCCACAGAACCTGGCCTATAACCCAACGGGCATCGTCTGCGCTACGGCGCTGTTCGCGGCCGACGCGATTCGCACTCGCTATCTGGCGAATCCCGGACCGCTGGTTCAGGCATAA
- a CDS encoding gluconate 2-dehydrogenase subunit 3 family protein, translating into MSKNNDNGEMPSRRRFLQRTLSLIPLAAAGSSLVTLSSPAAQSDSQGVSADYVPVFFNNDEWRFILAATDRLIPTDDNGPGAVSEGVPVFIDKQMELPYGHGQLWYMQGPFASAEPELGYQSNLAPRETYRRGIKAINAWCQEHHQKVFADLSHAQQEEILTRLEHGQLSFEEVPGTLFFTQLLENTKEGWLADPLHGGNQTLASWKLIGFPGARADYQQVMEHPNQPYPLGPVSISGKRSV; encoded by the coding sequence ATGAGCAAGAATAATGATAACGGGGAAATGCCCTCCAGAAGGCGTTTCCTGCAGCGGACGCTGTCGCTGATTCCGCTGGCTGCTGCGGGTAGCAGCCTGGTGACCCTCAGCAGCCCGGCGGCCCAGAGTGACTCCCAGGGCGTGAGTGCCGACTATGTTCCGGTGTTTTTCAATAACGATGAGTGGCGCTTTATTCTGGCCGCTACGGACCGGCTGATCCCCACCGACGACAACGGTCCAGGCGCCGTCAGCGAAGGGGTGCCGGTATTTATCGATAAACAAATGGAGCTGCCCTACGGTCACGGCCAGCTGTGGTATATGCAGGGGCCTTTCGCCAGCGCCGAACCTGAACTGGGCTATCAGTCCAACCTGGCTCCCCGGGAAACCTACCGGCGGGGGATCAAAGCCATTAATGCCTGGTGTCAGGAACATCATCAGAAGGTGTTTGCCGACCTGAGCCACGCTCAGCAGGAGGAGATTCTGACCCGGCTGGAACATGGCCAACTGAGTTTTGAAGAGGTGCCCGGCACGCTGTTCTTTACTCAACTGCTGGAAAATACCAAAGAGGGCTGGCTGGCGGATCCGCTGCATGGCGGTAACCAGACGCTGGCGTCCTGGAAGCTGATTGGCTTCCCCGGCGCTCGCGCCGACTACCAGCAGGTCATGGAGCATCCGAACCAGCCCTATCCGCTGGGCCCGGTGAGCATTTCAGGGAAGAGGAGCGTATAA
- a CDS encoding methyl-accepting chemotaxis protein, which produces MRNLKIATLMKAGLAFLFLVFIGLTLASIIAMKTAQKNYHNLDQLTDRMLVISDTRYRITGIRANLNYFVSELKAGRPFPVDGEQRLINDLTVARQDISAWEKEPKATPEIQALANKIASEVHTLLDFSQDTSNRIKNHEIDSFAIADRINNLSTLIDQYATLSNNLNEKINDDYHRIVSQYTTLCIVFIVVISVLFILILGWFKRDFLFTVQQLVTTFRHMGNGDLTFTIPPSKENELGVLFKELERTRRSLISIIASVKHSAVTIQSRASDIACGNQELSCRTEQQASALQETAASMEEIKTTVGHNAENAQQASSLAASANQTARNGETVMNGVTETMQKIEHNAQQIAEINNIISGIANQTNILALNAAVEAARAGEQGRGFAVVATEVRSLAARSADAAKEIGDLIKHSVNNVSHGVKLVSSAGSTMQEIVKSTTQVSNIMREISVASEEQSSGINQIAMAINQMEIVTQQNATLVVESASATDAMNDQTRELTTRVAFFNTEEGDETAAAV; this is translated from the coding sequence ATGCGAAACCTGAAAATAGCCACACTGATGAAAGCCGGCCTTGCGTTTCTGTTTCTGGTATTTATTGGTCTGACGCTGGCCTCCATCATTGCCATGAAAACGGCGCAGAAAAACTATCATAACCTGGATCAGCTCACCGACCGAATGCTCGTCATCAGCGATACCCGCTACCGAATCACGGGGATCCGCGCAAATCTCAACTATTTTGTTTCCGAGCTTAAAGCAGGCCGTCCTTTTCCTGTCGATGGCGAACAGCGCCTGATTAACGATTTGACTGTCGCCAGACAGGATATCAGCGCATGGGAGAAAGAGCCTAAAGCGACGCCGGAAATCCAGGCGCTGGCGAATAAAATAGCCAGCGAGGTTCATACCCTTCTCGATTTCAGTCAGGATACCAGCAACCGGATTAAAAACCACGAAATCGACTCTTTCGCCATTGCCGATCGGATAAACAATCTCAGCACCTTAATCGATCAATATGCCACGCTCAGCAACAACCTTAATGAGAAGATCAACGACGATTATCATCGCATCGTTTCCCAATACACCACCCTCTGTATCGTCTTTATTGTGGTTATCTCAGTGCTGTTCATACTGATACTCGGCTGGTTCAAACGCGATTTTCTCTTTACCGTTCAACAGCTGGTAACCACCTTCAGGCATATGGGCAACGGCGATCTCACCTTTACCATTCCCCCCAGTAAAGAAAACGAGCTGGGGGTCCTGTTCAAAGAGCTGGAAAGAACCCGCCGTTCTTTGATTTCGATTATCGCTTCGGTAAAACACAGCGCCGTCACCATTCAATCACGCGCCAGCGATATTGCCTGCGGTAACCAGGAGCTCTCCTGCCGCACCGAGCAGCAAGCCAGCGCGCTGCAGGAGACGGCCGCCAGCATGGAGGAGATCAAAACCACCGTCGGCCACAACGCCGAAAACGCTCAGCAGGCCAGCAGCCTGGCTGCCAGCGCTAATCAGACGGCCCGTAACGGCGAAACGGTGATGAATGGGGTGACGGAAACCATGCAGAAAATTGAGCATAACGCCCAGCAAATTGCCGAAATCAACAACATTATTAGCGGCATCGCCAACCAGACCAACATTCTGGCGCTGAACGCCGCCGTAGAAGCCGCCCGAGCCGGTGAACAGGGGCGTGGCTTCGCCGTGGTAGCCACGGAAGTCCGTAGCCTGGCGGCGCGCAGCGCCGATGCCGCCAAAGAGATTGGCGATCTGATCAAGCATTCCGTCAATAACGTCAGCCACGGCGTTAAGCTGGTTTCCAGCGCCGGTAGCACCATGCAGGAGATTGTTAAGTCCACCACTCAGGTCAGCAATATTATGCGTGAGATTTCCGTAGCCTCTGAGGAACAGAGCAGCGGTATCAACCAGATTGCGATGGCGATTAATCAGATGGAGATTGTTACCCAGCAAAACGCCACCCTGGTGGTGGAGTCCGCCAGCGCAACGGATGCCATGAATGACCAGACCCGGGAACTGACGACGCGGGTAGCGTTCTTCAATACTGAAGAAGGCGACGAAACCGCAGCCGCGGTGTAA
- a CDS encoding sugar porter family MFS transporter — MNTTYYMSYKLSLIASLAGLLYGFDSAVVSGAISHLSNYFSLDAAGTGWAVSSVVLGFMIGAFSGQFIAQSLGRKKALLATGALVFVAGIFTAIPYNFTMFIVFRIIGGIGVGLGSATAPVYIGEISAQKIRGKTLGFYQMMIALGILLVYLVNALVASWIPDSQWGTDYAWRYMLGAMAIPGCLFMGLALFLPESPRWLIDKNRDDEAKSVLTRINGAGYDCQTEITAIKKSFQAPAGAQAQSESLFSRKYRRVSLIVLTMALLANLCGINAVLYYGNVLFENMGIASARTAYYQQVIIGIAFFAAATWAVVNIEKYGRRRLLIIGSFICFVAITLLGALIWVGIASLWMLVLMVVYILFFGGTIGPILWIIIPELSPNRIRGKLMSWATFLIWTGSFIVSQTFPMLTDSVWLNHLFNGSFPFFLYGLFCLLWFLLNLFFVTETSNKSLEQISAEMSQA; from the coding sequence ATGAATACGACATATTATATGAGTTATAAGTTGTCACTCATTGCCTCATTAGCCGGGTTGTTATATGGATTCGATTCCGCAGTGGTCTCGGGCGCTATATCTCATCTCAGCAACTATTTTTCTCTGGATGCAGCCGGAACCGGTTGGGCGGTATCATCGGTTGTGCTGGGGTTTATGATCGGCGCTTTTAGTGGACAGTTCATCGCTCAGTCCCTGGGGAGAAAAAAGGCGCTGCTGGCAACCGGAGCCCTGGTATTTGTGGCCGGTATATTTACGGCTATCCCCTACAATTTCACTATGTTTATTGTCTTCCGCATTATTGGCGGCATTGGCGTTGGATTAGGCTCCGCTACCGCACCAGTCTATATCGGTGAAATATCGGCACAAAAAATACGGGGTAAAACATTAGGTTTCTACCAGATGATGATTGCTCTGGGGATTCTGCTGGTGTATCTGGTCAACGCACTGGTCGCCAGTTGGATCCCTGACTCCCAATGGGGCACTGATTATGCCTGGCGTTATATGTTAGGGGCGATGGCGATTCCAGGCTGCTTGTTTATGGGGCTGGCGCTGTTCCTGCCGGAATCTCCACGCTGGTTAATTGATAAAAACCGCGACGATGAAGCGAAGTCTGTTCTGACCAGAATTAATGGGGCTGGCTATGATTGTCAGACTGAGATTACTGCGATAAAAAAATCATTCCAGGCCCCTGCCGGGGCGCAGGCGCAAAGCGAATCTCTGTTTTCCAGAAAATACCGTCGGGTTTCCCTGATTGTACTGACGATGGCGCTGTTGGCTAACCTGTGCGGCATTAATGCGGTCCTGTACTATGGCAATGTCCTGTTCGAAAATATGGGGATCGCCAGCGCCCGGACGGCATACTACCAGCAGGTGATAATCGGTATCGCTTTTTTTGCCGCGGCGACCTGGGCCGTGGTGAATATCGAAAAGTATGGCCGACGCAGGCTATTGATCATCGGGTCGTTTATCTGCTTTGTGGCGATAACGCTACTCGGAGCTTTAATCTGGGTCGGGATCGCCAGCCTATGGATGCTGGTATTGATGGTGGTTTATATTTTGTTTTTCGGCGGGACGATCGGCCCGATTCTGTGGATTATTATTCCGGAGCTGTCACCCAATCGTATCCGTGGAAAGCTCATGTCGTGGGCGACTTTTCTTATCTGGACCGGTAGCTTTATTGTCTCTCAAACTTTCCCGATGCTAACCGATAGCGTCTGGCTTAATCACCTGTTCAATGGCAGTTTCCCCTTTTTCCTGTATGGCCTGTTCTGTCTGCTATGGTTTTTACTGAATCTCTTTTTCGTGACAGAAACCAGCAACAAATCTCTGGAGCAAATCAGTGCGGAGATGAGTCAGGCATAG
- a CDS encoding RbsD/FucU domain-containing protein, producing MRPGRILHPQIAGALASLGHGDIILVTDAGAPIPADARRIDLAFYPGTVDLLEILRVLRQEIFIENVIFASEVEEGNPRLFTQVTDIFTGSGADFTLLPHGTLVSDVYHKARFVIRSGSLIPWGNFGLVASTDPDAWFDDTMKMLPEYEERSRRIKNRAVPRIIKSH from the coding sequence ATGAGACCTGGAAGAATATTACATCCACAAATTGCTGGCGCGCTCGCCAGCTTGGGTCATGGCGATATTATTCTGGTAACTGATGCCGGGGCGCCGATTCCCGCAGATGCGAGACGTATCGATCTCGCCTTCTATCCCGGAACAGTCGATTTACTTGAAATACTACGGGTGCTGCGTCAGGAGATTTTTATTGAGAATGTGATTTTTGCCAGTGAGGTGGAAGAGGGAAATCCACGACTGTTCACTCAGGTAACTGATATTTTTACCGGCAGTGGCGCTGATTTTACATTACTGCCACACGGTACTCTGGTGTCGGATGTTTATCACAAGGCCCGGTTTGTTATTCGCTCTGGATCATTAATTCCATGGGGTAATTTTGGGCTGGTCGCCAGTACCGATCCTGATGCCTGGTTTGACGATACCATGAAGATGCTACCGGAATATGAGGAACGCTCCAGACGGATAAAAAACAGGGCCGTGCCGCGGATAATAAAATCACACTAA
- a CDS encoding c-type cytochrome, translated as MTIQWQKIVPVLPLALLMSSAYAQDSTQRGEQLARAGDCVACHTAAGGKPFAGGLKMGTPVGAIYSTNITPDKETGIGDYSYEVFAKAVREGVAKDGHNLYPAMPYTSFARINDEDMRALYDFFMHKVTAVKQENRDSDIPWPLSMRWPLSVWNLAFHDDKPFKPDSRQSDEWNRGAYLVQGLAHCGTCHTPRGIGFQEKAQDQTESDWLTGGTLEGWHAPDLTGNMKSGLGRWSQQDIVDFLKSGQTSHGMAFGSMRDVVAHSTQHLSDADLKAIAVYLKSLKPSDPKAQAPKADTATTEALVKGDMSKPGAQEYVDNCAACHRLDGKGYARTFPALAHNSAVLSDDPSSLISIVLQGGQAPITRDAVTGLSMPDFAWRLSDKQVADLLTFVRSGWGNNAGPVTADQVKELRDELPPAPSGKDKP; from the coding sequence ATGACGATTCAATGGCAGAAAATTGTGCCGGTATTGCCGCTGGCACTGCTGATGTCCAGCGCTTACGCGCAGGATTCCACCCAGCGCGGCGAACAGCTGGCCAGGGCAGGGGACTGCGTCGCCTGTCATACTGCCGCAGGGGGGAAACCCTTTGCTGGTGGTCTGAAGATGGGCACGCCGGTGGGGGCAATCTATTCCACCAATATCACGCCGGATAAAGAGACCGGGATTGGCGACTACAGCTATGAGGTGTTTGCCAAAGCCGTACGTGAAGGGGTGGCTAAAGATGGCCATAACCTCTATCCGGCCATGCCTTATACCTCCTTTGCCCGTATTAATGATGAAGACATGCGCGCGCTGTATGACTTCTTTATGCATAAGGTGACGGCCGTGAAGCAGGAGAACCGCGACAGCGATATTCCCTGGCCGCTAAGCATGCGTTGGCCGCTATCGGTCTGGAATCTGGCGTTCCATGACGATAAGCCCTTTAAACCGGACAGCCGTCAGAGCGATGAGTGGAACCGCGGCGCTTATCTGGTTCAGGGGCTGGCTCACTGTGGCACCTGCCATACGCCACGCGGTATCGGTTTCCAGGAGAAAGCACAGGATCAGACCGAAAGCGACTGGCTGACCGGTGGTACCCTGGAAGGCTGGCACGCGCCGGATCTCACCGGCAATATGAAGAGTGGTCTGGGGCGCTGGAGCCAGCAGGATATTGTGGATTTCCTGAAGAGCGGGCAAACGTCGCACGGCATGGCCTTTGGCTCGATGCGCGATGTGGTGGCGCACAGTACCCAGCATCTGAGCGATGCCGATCTTAAGGCGATTGCCGTCTACCTGAAATCCCTGAAGCCGTCCGATCCCAAAGCCCAGGCGCCGAAGGCGGATACAGCCACGACGGAAGCCTTAGTCAAAGGAGATATGAGTAAACCCGGAGCCCAGGAGTATGTGGACAACTGCGCCGCCTGCCATCGGCTGGATGGCAAAGGCTATGCCCGAACCTTCCCGGCACTGGCCCATAACAGCGCGGTGCTGAGCGACGATCCCTCCTCGTTGATTAGCATTGTGCTGCAGGGGGGCCAGGCGCCGATCACCCGCGATGCGGTGACCGGCCTGAGCATGCCGGACTTCGCGTGGCGGTTGAGCGATAAACAGGTAGCCGATCTGCTCACCTTTGTGCGCAGCGGTTGGGGCAATAATGCCGGACCGGTCACCGCGGATCAGGTCAAAGAGCTGCGGGACGAACTGCCGCCAGCGCCATCCGGTAAGGATAAGCCGTAG
- a CDS encoding SdiA-regulated domain-containing protein, whose amino-acid sequence MYRLNFGTALTSMMMGALLLLAGAGQVSARGMALAGYQLQHETRLPEVENLSSLTWWAKRGILMATTNRPAAILALSPEGKLLHRQEIDFIRDAESIESLGDNRFALVDEHNSRLWIVTIADDFSVSVVQQFKPDFFGKARNRGIEGLAWVERDSTLWLAKERKPMELYRIRWQAKAQQLSDLDDASYLADSLSLDDISGMDYYGGNLLILSHESKRLLEVDPEQSAVVSQMSLRAGQHGLKEDVPQAEGVTTDPEGRLYIVSEPNYFYRFAPAQTQ is encoded by the coding sequence TTGTACAGACTGAATTTTGGTACCGCGCTGACCAGTATGATGATGGGGGCGCTGTTGCTGCTGGCGGGGGCCGGGCAGGTTAGTGCCCGGGGTATGGCGCTGGCGGGCTATCAGCTACAGCATGAAACCCGCCTGCCGGAGGTGGAAAACCTGTCATCGCTCACCTGGTGGGCGAAACGCGGCATTCTGATGGCGACCACCAATCGACCGGCGGCCATTCTGGCTCTTAGCCCGGAAGGTAAGCTGCTGCATCGCCAGGAGATCGATTTTATTCGCGATGCGGAGTCGATTGAGTCGCTGGGCGATAACCGTTTCGCGCTGGTGGATGAGCATAATTCGCGACTGTGGATTGTGACCATTGCCGATGACTTTTCGGTTAGCGTTGTGCAGCAGTTTAAGCCCGATTTCTTTGGCAAAGCGCGCAACCGCGGAATCGAGGGGCTGGCGTGGGTCGAGCGGGACAGTACCCTGTGGCTGGCGAAAGAGCGTAAACCAATGGAGCTTTATCGCATCCGATGGCAGGCGAAAGCTCAGCAACTGTCGGATCTCGACGATGCCAGCTATCTTGCTGATAGCTTATCGCTGGATGATATCTCGGGTATGGATTATTACGGCGGCAACCTGCTGATTCTTTCCCATGAGTCGAAGCGGCTGCTGGAAGTGGATCCTGAGCAGAGCGCGGTGGTAAGCCAGATGTCGCTACGCGCCGGGCAGCACGGTCTGAAAGAGGATGTCCCTCAGGCCGAAGGGGTTACCACCGATCCCGAAGGCAGGCTGTATATCGTGAGCGAACCCAATTATTTCTATCGTTTTGCTCCTGCGCAGACACAGTAA
- a CDS encoding sugar porter family MFS transporter: protein MVSHAHITANVPWMRNVLLISLVTAVGGFLFGFDNGSISGTVGFLQHKFALDADGIGWVTSSIIVGCIIGVAIAGPLSDAVGRKKVLLLTALIFIFGVLGQALATSAQILVWFRILVGIGIGLETTVAPMYIAEVSPARIRGRLVSFNQLFNCIGNLAIFAIAAMIASHASEAWNIENGWRVIFATGIAPAIVFFFLLIGVPESPRWLIRKGREQSGLQVLCKINPDEGVAREQLATIKSALQSDSRAGLRELLAPRLRKVLAIGFCVALFQQITGINAIFYYAPEIFKTAGVDTSGAMSFTVLIGLMLVLSTLVSMWLIDKVGRRSLLIFGSMGMALALGGTGLLFRASEPNTTGLLACILAYVIIFAASWGTVAWVVIAEIFPTQVRGVAVSIATFALWGGNFIVARFFPVLVENISAANTFFIFSGVSLVAWIFVIAMVPETKGKTLEQIEDDIHRK from the coding sequence ATGGTCAGTCATGCTCATATCACCGCAAATGTCCCCTGGATGCGTAACGTTTTATTGATTTCCCTGGTGACCGCCGTGGGGGGATTCCTGTTTGGTTTCGACAACGGCAGTATTTCCGGCACAGTGGGGTTTTTGCAGCATAAGTTCGCCCTTGATGCGGACGGTATTGGCTGGGTTACCTCGTCTATTATTGTGGGCTGTATTATTGGGGTCGCTATCGCGGGTCCCCTTTCCGATGCCGTCGGGCGTAAAAAGGTTTTGTTGTTAACGGCGCTTATTTTTATCTTCGGTGTGCTGGGCCAGGCGTTGGCGACGTCGGCGCAAATACTGGTGTGGTTCCGTATTCTGGTGGGGATTGGCATTGGCCTGGAAACCACGGTTGCTCCCATGTATATCGCCGAAGTGTCTCCGGCGCGTATTCGGGGAAGACTGGTTTCGTTCAATCAGTTATTTAACTGCATTGGTAACCTTGCCATTTTCGCTATCGCAGCCATGATCGCCAGCCATGCCAGCGAGGCATGGAATATCGAGAACGGCTGGCGGGTTATCTTTGCCACCGGGATTGCACCCGCGATCGTCTTTTTTTTCCTGCTGATCGGTGTGCCGGAAAGCCCGCGTTGGCTGATTCGTAAAGGGCGTGAGCAATCCGGTCTGCAGGTGTTGTGTAAAATCAATCCTGATGAGGGGGTCGCCCGGGAGCAGCTGGCGACAATTAAATCCGCGCTGCAAAGTGATTCCCGCGCCGGGTTAAGGGAGTTACTGGCGCCGCGGCTGCGCAAGGTACTGGCCATCGGCTTTTGCGTGGCGCTGTTCCAGCAGATCACAGGAATTAACGCCATCTTCTACTACGCGCCGGAGATCTTTAAAACGGCAGGCGTGGATACGAGCGGTGCGATGTCCTTTACGGTACTTATCGGTTTAATGCTGGTTTTGTCTACGCTGGTTTCCATGTGGCTTATCGATAAAGTGGGCCGCCGTTCGTTGCTGATCTTCGGCTCGATGGGCATGGCGCTGGCTCTTGGGGGAACCGGTCTACTGTTTCGAGCCAGTGAGCCCAATACGACGGGCTTGCTTGCCTGTATTCTGGCTTATGTCATTATTTTTGCGGCCTCCTGGGGGACGGTGGCCTGGGTGGTTATCGCAGAAATATTTCCCACTCAGGTAAGAGGCGTTGCCGTTTCCATCGCCACCTTTGCATTGTGGGGCGGTAATTTTATCGTTGCCCGTTTTTTCCCGGTACTGGTTGAGAATATTAGTGCCGCCAATACCTTCTTTATTTTCTCCGGTGTTTCACTGGTCGCATGGATTTTCGTTATCGCAATGGTTCCGGAAACCAAAGGAAAGACGCTGGAGCAAATTGAGGACGATATTCATCGTAAATAA
- the mltB gene encoding lytic murein transglycosylase B yields MLSRRYATSLLPLLVLLSACSSKPESQPEATATPQTVAPAPQGGFLLEPQHNMTQLGGDYANNPATASFIEKMVSEHGFDRQQLHEIFSQTKRLDYVLRLMDRQAPTTPPAPGPNGAWLRYRAKFITPDNVQNGVVFWNEHQDALNRAWQQYGVPPEIIVGIIGVETRWGRVMGKTRIIDALSTLAFNYPRRAKYFAGELETFLLMARDEGDDPLSLKGSYAGAMGYGQFMPSSYKSFAVDFNGDGHANLWDPVDAIGSVANYFKEHGWKQGEPVAIQANGQVFGMKTGYNTKYSVSELAAAGLTPTAPLGSHQQASLLSLDVGTSYQYWYGLPNFYTITRYNHSTHYAMAVWQLGEVVSQAR; encoded by the coding sequence ATGCTCAGTCGTCGTTATGCCACTTCACTGCTTCCTCTGCTGGTTTTACTCTCCGCCTGTAGCAGTAAGCCGGAATCTCAGCCTGAGGCCACAGCCACGCCTCAGACGGTTGCGCCCGCGCCCCAGGGCGGTTTTTTACTGGAGCCGCAGCACAATATGACCCAGCTCGGCGGCGATTATGCCAATAACCCCGCCACGGCCAGCTTTATCGAAAAGATGGTCAGCGAGCACGGCTTCGATCGTCAGCAACTGCACGAGATCTTCTCCCAAACCAAACGCCTTGATTACGTGCTGCGCCTGATGGATAGACAGGCGCCGACCACGCCGCCGGCGCCCGGCCCTAACGGCGCCTGGCTGCGCTATCGCGCCAAATTCATTACCCCGGATAATGTGCAGAACGGCGTGGTGTTCTGGAACGAGCATCAGGATGCGCTGAACCGCGCCTGGCAGCAGTATGGGGTACCGCCGGAAATTATCGTCGGCATTATCGGCGTGGAGACCCGCTGGGGGCGGGTTATGGGCAAGACCCGTATTATCGACGCGCTGTCCACCCTGGCCTTTAACTATCCGCGACGGGCCAAATACTTTGCCGGTGAACTGGAAACCTTCCTGTTGATGGCTCGCGACGAAGGGGACGACCCGCTCTCACTGAAGGGCTCTTATGCAGGGGCTATGGGCTATGGCCAGTTTATGCCTTCCTCGTATAAATCTTTCGCGGTGGACTTTAACGGTGACGGGCACGCCAACCTGTGGGATCCCGTGGATGCCATCGGTAGCGTGGCTAACTATTTTAAGGAGCACGGCTGGAAACAAGGCGAGCCGGTGGCGATTCAGGCCAACGGCCAGGTATTTGGTATGAAGACTGGCTATAACACTAAATACAGCGTTAGCGAACTGGCGGCCGCGGGACTGACTCCCACGGCCCCGCTGGGTAGCCATCAGCAGGCCAGCCTGCTGAGTCTGGATGTCGGCACCAGCTATCAGTACTGGTACGGTCTGCCCAACTTCTACACCATTACCCGCTATAACCACAGCACTCACTACGCCATGGCGGTCTGGCAGTTGGGTGAAGTGGTATCTCAGGCTCGCTAA